A section of the Neofelis nebulosa isolate mNeoNeb1 chromosome 12, mNeoNeb1.pri, whole genome shotgun sequence genome encodes:
- the LOC131490827 gene encoding olfactory receptor 1L3-like, giving the protein MGMSNLTRLSEFILIGLSSHPEDQKPLFALFLIMYLVTITGNLLIILAIRSDPKLQNPMYFFLSILSFADICYTTVVVPKMLVNFLSETKTISYAECLTQMYFFLVFGNIDSYLLAVMAIDRYVAICNPFHYVTVMNRRCCTLLLAFSVAFSCLHSLLHVLLVNRLTFCASNVIQHFFCDVNPVLKLACSSTFVNEVMAMTEGLASVMAPCICIIISYLRILIAVFNIPSASGKCKAFSTCSSHLTVVTLFYGSISYEYFHPLSRYTAKDRVATIIYAVLTSMLNPFIYTLRNKDMKRGLEKLISRIKVQMDMLSATQANKIHGS; this is encoded by the coding sequence ATGGGAATGTCCAACCTGACAAGACTGTCTGAATTCATCCTCATAGGACTCTCCTCTCACCCTGAGGACCAGAAGCCACTCTTTGCTCTCTTTCTTATCATGTACCTGGTCACTATAACGGGGAATCTGCTCATCATCCTGGCTATCCGCTCTGATCCCAAACTCCAAaaccccatgtacttcttcctgagCATCTTGTCCTTTGCTGATATTTGCTACACAACAGTCGTAGTCCCCAAGATGTTAGTGAACTTCTTATCAGAGACAAAGACCATTTCCTATGCTGAATGTCTGACACAGATgtattttttcctggtttttggAAACATAGACAGTTATCTCCTGGCAGTTATGGCCATTGACCGCTATGTAGCCATTTGTAATCCTTTCCACTATGTCACTGTGATGAACCGCAGATGCTGTACGTTGCTGCTGGCCTTCTCCGTAGCTTTCTCCTGCCTCCACTCCCTCCTACATGTCCTTCTGGTGAATCGGCTCACGTTCTGTGCATCAAATGTAATCCAACATTTTTTCTGTGATGTCAACCCTGTTCTGAAACTGGCCTGCTCTTCCACCTTTGTCAATGAAGTTATGGCCATGACAGAAGGGTTGGCTTCTGTGATGGCCCCATGTATCTGCATCATCATCTCTTACCTAAGAATCCTCATTGCTGTCTTCAACATTCCCTCGGCGTCTGGAAAATGCAAAGCCTTCTCCACCTGCAGCTCCCATCTCACTGTGGTGACTCTGTTTTATGGGAGTATTAGCTATGAATATTTCCACCCTTTGTCCAGGTATACTGCCAAGGACCGAGTAGCAACAATCATCTACGCTGTACTGACATCCATGTTGAATCCATTTATCTacactttgagaaataaagacatgaaaCGGGGCTTAGAGAAACTGATAAGCAGGATTAAGGTTCAAATGGATATGCTTTCTGCTACACAAGCCAACAAAATCCATGGATCCTGA